The Echinicola rosea genome has a segment encoding these proteins:
- the hutH gene encoding histidine ammonia-lyase, which translates to MMDVAIKREEYKVGDMPVTLDRIHHAVASGAYLTLSKTAIERIQRCREYLDDKIYQDETAQFYGINTGFGYLQQVRIDRKEIQQLQYNLLQSHACGVGEKVPKELVRLMLLTKVESLSRGHSGVQLETVQRLVDLYNYDVLPVVYNQGSLGASGDLSPLSHLSLPLIGMGEVYFEGKILPSDQVLDKFGWEPVTLRSKEGLSLINGTQFMLSYGVHITQRAELLFRWADLIASISVDGFNGNLQPFNALIHQVRGHEGQLSTAAAMRRYLEGSEIALSKGKQVQDPYSFRCIPQVHGASKDTLAFVKRTFEREADSVTDNPNIFPDEDEILSGGNFHGQPLALGFDYLAIAMAEIGSISERRTYQLLSGQRGLPLFLVNDPGLHSGLMIPQYTAASVVSENKQLCTPASVDSIVSSNGQEDHVSMGANGATKCLRVLDNLEKILAIELLTAAQALEFRRPAKSSAIVESLVGCYREQVSFNVQDRVLSMDINKTIQFLKERKVEEFEGWFS; encoded by the coding sequence ATGATGGATGTTGCAATAAAGCGAGAAGAATATAAAGTGGGGGACATGCCCGTTACCTTAGATCGGATTCACCATGCAGTGGCCAGTGGAGCGTATTTGACCTTGTCGAAAACGGCAATAGAAAGGATACAGCGATGCCGGGAATACCTGGATGATAAGATTTATCAAGATGAAACGGCGCAGTTTTACGGGATCAATACCGGCTTTGGCTATTTGCAGCAAGTGAGGATTGATCGAAAGGAGATCCAGCAGCTTCAATATAATCTACTGCAGTCCCATGCCTGTGGGGTGGGGGAGAAAGTGCCAAAGGAGTTGGTACGGCTGATGTTACTGACCAAGGTCGAATCCCTTTCTCGTGGTCATTCTGGTGTGCAGCTGGAGACAGTCCAGCGATTAGTCGATCTATACAATTACGATGTGCTTCCGGTGGTTTATAACCAAGGCTCGTTGGGTGCATCTGGGGATTTGTCGCCGCTTTCCCACTTGAGTTTGCCGTTGATTGGAATGGGGGAGGTTTATTTTGAAGGCAAGATTTTGCCCAGTGATCAAGTGCTGGATAAATTTGGTTGGGAGCCTGTTACGTTAAGGTCAAAAGAAGGGCTTTCGCTTATCAATGGCACCCAGTTCATGCTTAGTTATGGGGTACATATTACCCAGCGGGCAGAGTTATTGTTCAGATGGGCTGATTTGATAGCTTCTATTTCGGTAGATGGTTTTAATGGGAATTTGCAGCCTTTTAATGCATTGATTCATCAAGTGAGGGGGCATGAAGGGCAGTTGAGTACGGCTGCGGCCATGCGACGCTATCTTGAAGGCAGTGAAATTGCCCTGTCAAAAGGAAAACAGGTGCAAGATCCTTATTCTTTCCGCTGCATTCCCCAAGTGCATGGAGCCTCTAAAGATACACTGGCCTTTGTCAAAAGGACGTTTGAGCGCGAGGCAGATTCAGTAACCGATAATCCAAATATCTTTCCTGACGAAGACGAGATATTGTCCGGCGGAAACTTTCATGGCCAGCCACTGGCATTGGGGTTTGATTATCTCGCCATTGCGATGGCAGAAATCGGCAGTATTTCGGAACGACGGACTTATCAGTTGCTTTCTGGTCAGCGTGGGCTTCCGTTATTTTTGGTGAATGATCCTGGTCTTCATTCGGGATTGATGATTCCGCAATATACCGCCGCTTCTGTGGTGAGTGAAAACAAGCAGCTTTGTACCCCCGCGTCTGTGGATTCGATTGTATCCTCAAATGGACAGGAGGATCATGTCAGTATGGGGGCCAATGGAGCCACAAAGTGCTTGCGGGTTTTGGATAACTTGGAAAAAATTCTTGCCATTGAGTTGTTGACGGCCGCACAAGCACTGGAGTTTAGGCGTCCAGCGAAAAGTTCTGCCATTGTGGAGAGCTTGGTTGGGTGTTATAGAGAGCAGGTGAGCTTTAACGTCCAAGATCGTGTGCTGTCAATGGATATCAATAAGACGATACAGTTTTTAAAGGAGAGAAAAGTCGAGGAGTTTGAGGGGTGGTTTTCCTGA
- a CDS encoding LysR substrate-binding domain-containing protein, with protein MELRQLKYFLVLAEELHFRKAAERLHIVQPALSKQIKLLEEELGITLLKRDKRNVHLTAAGEYFKKETKAIIDQLELIKSHTRLVQEGEKGEIRIGYVGSCIHTFLPDVLTKMHKSHPHIQTYLNEMTSRTQLEAIKNGELDIAFLRNPYPQPLYGSQLVFREPFSLVVPKDHPIGTENFQEISQLKSEEFILPTQADGELYYRLQLSICEDGGFSPHIAHETVHGHTVLNLVDHGLGITFLPASFEQFTSAAVKFIHLPDIPQKAEITALWNKENPNPSLQKLLSYIPTID; from the coding sequence ATGGAATTGAGACAGCTAAAATATTTTTTGGTATTGGCAGAAGAGCTGCATTTTCGAAAAGCAGCCGAACGGCTACACATCGTCCAGCCAGCCCTTTCTAAGCAAATCAAATTACTAGAGGAAGAGCTGGGGATCACACTGCTCAAAAGGGATAAAAGAAACGTACACCTCACCGCTGCTGGCGAATACTTCAAAAAGGAAACTAAAGCCATTATAGACCAACTGGAACTTATAAAAAGCCATACTCGGCTTGTACAAGAAGGTGAAAAGGGGGAAATCAGAATTGGCTATGTAGGATCCTGCATCCATACGTTTTTACCCGATGTACTTACCAAAATGCACAAATCCCATCCACACATCCAAACATACCTCAACGAAATGACCAGCCGCACTCAATTAGAAGCCATCAAAAACGGGGAACTGGACATTGCCTTTTTAAGAAACCCCTATCCCCAGCCACTGTATGGAAGCCAACTGGTATTCAGGGAACCTTTTTCACTAGTCGTACCAAAAGATCACCCAATCGGCACTGAAAACTTCCAAGAAATCTCCCAACTAAAATCAGAGGAATTCATACTCCCCACGCAAGCAGACGGGGAATTATACTACAGACTGCAACTGAGTATTTGTGAAGACGGTGGATTCTCTCCCCATATTGCCCACGAGACCGTCCATGGCCACACCGTGCTAAATCTCGTGGACCACGGTCTGGGCATCACCTTCCTCCCAGCCTCTTTCGAACAGTTCACCAGCGCCGCCGTAAAATTCATCCACCTTCCCGACATCCCTCAAAAGGCTGAAATCACCGCTCTCTGGAACAAGGAAAACCCAAACCCAAGCCTCCAAAAACTCCTCAGCTATATCCCGACCATTGATTGA
- a CDS encoding beta-N-acetylhexosaminidase, producing MIKRKTTFAISALFLIGSLQAQEPKKHLSVIPKPAEMTIKEGHFTLNEETYIFAESDQSRKSADIFNNFLDKLYGIRLPISALKQDRPSIRLSVATDKPATGESYQLDVQEGDISISGSEKGIFYGLQTSLQLITRTHGTLTIPAVSIKDKPEFGYRGIMLDVGRHFFEVAEIKKMIDLMAYFKFNKMHWHLTEDQGWRLEIKKYPKLTEIGAWRDSTIIGQYWDYDPFIYDGIKHGGFYTQEEAKEIVNYAAERMITVIPEIELPGHSSAALAAYPEFGSFKMDGYEPKDGKPLTGSVMAMNEEGKPYDNDLNTAVPGYWGVHPNIYGVKEETFQFLEDVLTEVMDIFPSEYIHIGGDEAPKDHWKTSSISQDLIKKENLEDEHELQSYFITRIEKFLNENNRKLIGWDEILEGGLAPNATVMSWRGEKGGIAAAKMNHDVIMTPNSHMYFDHYQAEDKTTEPVAIGGFLPLEKVYHYAPRPEALSTDQQAHILGVQANLWTEYIATNNKLEYHLFPRALALAEVAWMDRPQKDYQEFTTNRLPNRLSELEQLDVFYRVPEAEITISTDETSGRHKVSIRPLVKGSKVYYTVDGHKADQTGTLYTGAFLAPITGPEQENLTLHYIVITPKGRQSNEFSYPIQ from the coding sequence ATGATTAAAAGAAAAACAACATTCGCCATTTCGGCACTATTCCTTATCGGCTCACTCCAAGCCCAAGAGCCTAAGAAACACCTTTCAGTCATCCCCAAACCAGCTGAAATGACCATAAAAGAAGGCCATTTCACCCTAAATGAGGAGACTTACATATTTGCGGAAAGCGACCAATCAAGAAAATCTGCTGATATATTCAATAATTTCCTGGACAAGCTTTACGGCATACGGCTTCCCATATCAGCCCTCAAGCAAGATAGGCCCTCGATCAGATTGTCTGTAGCGACCGACAAACCTGCGACTGGCGAAAGTTATCAATTGGACGTTCAAGAAGGAGACATCTCCATATCAGGATCAGAAAAAGGTATATTTTACGGACTTCAGACCAGTCTACAACTTATCACCCGTACCCACGGTACACTGACTATTCCTGCTGTTTCCATTAAGGACAAACCGGAATTTGGTTATAGAGGCATCATGTTGGATGTTGGGCGGCACTTTTTTGAAGTGGCAGAAATCAAAAAGATGATCGATTTGATGGCATATTTTAAATTCAACAAAATGCATTGGCACCTGACAGAGGACCAAGGCTGGAGATTGGAAATCAAAAAATACCCCAAGCTCACTGAAATAGGTGCGTGGCGAGACTCCACTATCATCGGGCAATATTGGGACTATGACCCTTTCATCTATGACGGCATTAAACATGGCGGCTTCTACACCCAAGAAGAAGCTAAGGAAATCGTCAATTATGCCGCGGAAAGAATGATTACTGTCATCCCTGAAATCGAGCTCCCCGGACACAGTTCGGCCGCACTTGCTGCATACCCAGAATTTGGCAGTTTCAAAATGGACGGATACGAACCAAAAGATGGAAAACCATTGACGGGATCTGTCATGGCCATGAATGAGGAGGGCAAACCTTATGACAACGACCTCAACACTGCTGTTCCCGGATATTGGGGAGTCCATCCCAATATCTACGGCGTAAAAGAAGAAACCTTCCAGTTTCTGGAAGACGTCCTTACCGAAGTGATGGATATTTTCCCAAGTGAGTACATTCACATCGGAGGTGACGAAGCCCCAAAAGACCACTGGAAGACCTCTTCCATCTCCCAAGACCTCATCAAAAAAGAAAACCTAGAAGATGAGCACGAACTCCAGAGTTATTTCATTACCAGGATCGAAAAGTTCCTTAATGAAAACAACCGAAAGCTCATAGGATGGGACGAGATCTTGGAAGGCGGATTGGCGCCCAATGCAACTGTCATGAGCTGGAGAGGGGAAAAAGGTGGAATAGCAGCTGCCAAAATGAACCACGACGTCATCATGACGCCCAATAGCCACATGTACTTCGACCATTATCAGGCAGAAGACAAAACGACCGAACCAGTGGCCATCGGCGGATTCCTTCCACTCGAAAAGGTTTACCATTATGCCCCACGCCCTGAGGCCCTGTCCACCGATCAGCAGGCTCATATTTTAGGCGTTCAAGCCAACCTTTGGACAGAATACATTGCCACCAATAATAAATTGGAGTACCATCTTTTCCCTCGTGCTTTGGCCTTGGCAGAGGTTGCCTGGATGGACAGGCCGCAAAAGGACTATCAGGAGTTCACCACCAATCGTCTCCCCAATAGACTTTCAGAACTAGAACAACTTGACGTATTTTACCGAGTGCCCGAAGCCGAGATCACTATATCCACTGATGAGACTTCAGGCAGACACAAGGTTTCTATTCGCCCTTTGGTAAAAGGCAGCAAAGTGTACTACACCGTAGATGGGCACAAGGCTGATCAAACCGGAACCCTCTACACCGGCGCTTTCCTCGCACCCATCACTGGGCCAGAGCAGGAAAACCTAACCCTGCACTACATCGTCATCACACCTAAAGGAAGACAAAGCAACGAATTCTCATATCCCATACAATAA
- a CDS encoding endonuclease/exonuclease/phosphatase family protein encodes MKKLSLALLLTLAGLPCWTHAQEISLTLMSYNIYHGEKAYEKGHKNIEEIAQLIKDIDPDFVALQEVDSMTQRTASIYEKPIDLVKELAGRTGMHGFFAKAIDFSNGGYGEGLLSKHPAKTRKIDLPIPEGGEGRAMALATFTMENGEQITFGATHLCHQFDINRIAQTKAIVEYSQNINGAVVVAGDLNFKPTDNPYPIMEKDFTDAAAAFGNPKPTIPYDNPSSRIDYVWLSKNANWEVKEVKVVPVDFSDHMPVVVKVVLKD; translated from the coding sequence ATGAAAAAACTATCTTTAGCACTATTGCTTACCCTGGCTGGACTCCCATGCTGGACCCATGCCCAGGAAATCTCCCTAACCCTGATGAGCTACAACATCTATCACGGGGAGAAAGCATACGAAAAGGGGCATAAGAACATCGAAGAGATCGCTCAGCTGATCAAAGACATAGACCCGGACTTTGTGGCCCTACAAGAGGTGGACAGCATGACCCAGCGGACTGCCTCGATTTATGAGAAACCGATAGACTTGGTAAAAGAACTGGCAGGGCGAACCGGAATGCATGGATTCTTCGCCAAAGCCATTGACTTTAGCAACGGAGGATACGGTGAAGGACTGCTCAGCAAACATCCTGCAAAAACGAGAAAAATAGACCTCCCCATCCCCGAAGGAGGAGAAGGAAGAGCAATGGCTTTAGCTACTTTTACCATGGAAAATGGTGAACAGATCACTTTTGGCGCCACCCATCTGTGCCACCAGTTTGACATTAACAGAATCGCGCAAACCAAGGCCATCGTGGAATATTCCCAAAATATAAATGGAGCGGTAGTAGTAGCAGGCGACCTTAACTTTAAGCCAACCGACAATCCCTACCCTATCATGGAAAAAGATTTCACTGATGCCGCGGCCGCCTTCGGCAATCCAAAACCTACTATCCCATATGACAATCCCAGCTCTAGGATTGACTATGTTTGGCTTTCTAAAAATGCAAACTGGGAGGTCAAAGAAGTAAAAGTGGTCCCGGTGGATTTTAGTGACCACATGCCAGTGGTCGTAAAAGTTGTCTTAAAGGACTAA
- the agaR gene encoding transcriptional repressor AgaR has protein sequence MKKTAQRRSRILEVLDEHGQVNVSELSKLLGVSEVTIRNDLANLERNKLLVRAHGGAFKTNNMALPVTEKKKINLDLKRKIGKKAVSMIEENDSIILDSGTTTFEISNNLAKFERLTVISNALDIVNNLASYDNLDVMMPGGFLKEFSMSLVGPMAERNLKQLHCNKLFLGVDGIKADVGVFTHYMEEAYLNQIMIDIAEEVIVVSDSTKFKKIGLAFIAGFNKVHKVITDDRIETEHVKMLERNNVEVIIAS, from the coding sequence ATGAAAAAGACTGCGCAGCGAAGATCCAGAATTTTGGAAGTTTTGGATGAGCACGGGCAAGTGAATGTAAGTGAGTTGAGTAAGTTGTTGGGGGTGAGTGAGGTGACGATACGGAATGACCTGGCCAATCTGGAAAGAAACAAGCTTTTAGTAAGGGCTCACGGTGGTGCTTTTAAGACCAACAATATGGCCCTTCCAGTCACTGAAAAGAAAAAGATAAACCTAGACCTCAAACGTAAGATAGGCAAGAAAGCGGTATCCATGATTGAAGAGAATGATTCGATCATTTTGGATTCCGGGACCACCACTTTTGAGATTTCCAATAACCTCGCAAAGTTTGAACGATTGACGGTAATTAGTAATGCGCTGGATATTGTTAATAATTTGGCCAGTTATGATAATTTGGATGTGATGATGCCGGGTGGTTTCTTGAAGGAATTTTCCATGTCGCTAGTCGGTCCGATGGCAGAGCGCAACCTGAAGCAACTTCACTGTAACAAATTGTTTTTAGGGGTCGATGGGATTAAGGCTGATGTGGGCGTGTTTACACACTACATGGAAGAAGCATACCTTAACCAAATCATGATTGATATTGCCGAGGAGGTAATTGTGGTGTCCGACTCCACTAAGTTCAAAAAAATAGGATTGGCATTTATAGCTGGTTTCAATAAAGTCCATAAAGTAATAACCGATGATCGGATCGAAACAGAGCATGTCAAAATGCTTGAACGAAACAATGTGGAGGTGATCATTGCCAGCTAA
- a CDS encoding fasciclin domain-containing protein, with the protein MKTTKTKFPTLLMLLFAWMFLIACNDDDDPVPMEEDDIVDVVMASGDFTVLESAVVEADLVTTLKGDGPFTVFAPTDAAFTMFLDDTGMSASDLLGNSSLADILTYHVLAGEVVAADVSAGEVGTVNGASFYVSEDVDGNFWINGSAMVVDTNIEASNGVIHTLDYVIMPPSESIAEIAVGMTTASTPEFTQLVGALQRADLVDAVSGDEGDLTVFTPTDAAFQALYDTNPNWNDYNDIPMETLTAVLTAHVVPARAFSQDLRTGTSLTPLNTDASLAVDLGAGTVGGAALNTGMLNIHATNGVIHVINDVILP; encoded by the coding sequence ATGAAAACCACAAAGACTAAGTTTCCTACACTTTTGATGCTTCTATTTGCTTGGATGTTTCTGATCGCCTGTAACGATGATGATGATCCAGTACCCATGGAAGAAGACGATATCGTGGATGTCGTGATGGCAAGCGGTGACTTTACCGTGTTGGAATCAGCCGTGGTGGAGGCTGATTTGGTCACCACCCTTAAAGGCGATGGTCCTTTTACCGTGTTTGCGCCTACTGACGCAGCTTTTACAATGTTTTTGGATGATACGGGTATGTCTGCTAGTGACTTGTTGGGAAATTCCAGTTTAGCGGATATTTTGACTTATCACGTACTAGCTGGTGAGGTGGTGGCTGCAGATGTCAGCGCCGGAGAGGTAGGGACCGTTAATGGAGCCAGTTTTTACGTAAGTGAGGACGTGGACGGGAACTTCTGGATCAATGGCTCGGCCATGGTGGTGGATACCAATATTGAGGCCAGCAACGGGGTGATTCATACGCTGGATTACGTGATCATGCCTCCTTCAGAATCCATTGCAGAAATAGCGGTAGGGATGACCACGGCTTCTACTCCTGAATTTACACAGTTGGTAGGTGCCTTGCAGCGTGCCGATTTGGTGGATGCGGTGAGCGGTGATGAAGGTGATCTTACTGTTTTTACCCCTACAGATGCAGCCTTCCAAGCACTTTATGATACCAATCCAAACTGGAACGACTACAATGATATTCCAATGGAAACCCTTACTGCAGTGCTTACCGCACATGTGGTGCCAGCCAGGGCATTTTCCCAGGATTTAAGGACAGGAACGTCGCTTACACCACTAAACACTGATGCGTCACTAGCAGTGGATCTAGGAGCGGGAACTGTGGGTGGTGCTGCGCTCAATACAGGTATGTTAAATATTCATGCAACTAATGGCGTAATCCATGTGATAAATGATGTGATCTTGCCTTAA